In one Corallococcus sp. EGB genomic region, the following are encoded:
- the ribD gene encoding bifunctional diaminohydroxyphosphoribosylaminopyrimidine deaminase/5-amino-6-(5-phosphoribosylamino)uracil reductase RibD, with protein sequence MRLLTRSRLQAEKAPRSKRAADFDRAVAEFFMRIALEEAAKGLGRTSPNPVVGAVLVKGGRIIARGHHKKAGTAHAEVVALEAAGSKARGADLYTTLEPCDHYGRTPPCSLAVLEAGVRRVFSASADPNPLVSGKGLNRLKRGGVAVVPHVLKDEADALNRPFFKMMRTGLPWVTLKAAVTLDGKIAAPSGDSRWVTGEASRAWVHRLRDQVDAILVGANTVRMDDPQLTTRLPGGGGKDAVRVVVDSHLRLSPGHTVFTQRSPARTVIATLEDPEGRRARRFLAQGVEVWNVRAKQDRVDLKALLKRVAKEGLNHVLVEGGAGLYGTLLREHLADALALFLAPKLVGAGGLTWAGELGVKDMAHALAVKDLTMEKVGDDVLLRALL encoded by the coding sequence ATGCGCTTGCTCACGCGCTCACGGTTGCAGGCGGAGAAGGCCCCCCGCTCCAAGCGCGCGGCGGACTTCGACCGCGCGGTGGCCGAGTTCTTCATGCGCATCGCGCTGGAGGAGGCCGCCAAGGGCCTGGGCCGCACCAGCCCGAACCCCGTCGTGGGCGCGGTGCTGGTGAAGGGCGGGCGCATCATCGCGCGTGGCCACCACAAGAAGGCCGGCACGGCGCACGCGGAGGTCGTCGCGCTGGAGGCCGCGGGCTCCAAGGCGCGCGGCGCGGACCTCTACACCACGCTGGAGCCATGCGACCACTACGGGCGCACCCCGCCATGCAGCCTGGCGGTGCTGGAGGCCGGCGTGCGGCGCGTGTTCAGCGCGTCGGCGGACCCCAACCCGCTGGTCAGCGGCAAGGGGCTCAACCGGCTCAAGCGCGGCGGCGTGGCGGTGGTGCCGCACGTCCTCAAGGACGAGGCGGACGCGCTCAACCGGCCCTTCTTCAAGATGATGCGCACGGGCCTGCCCTGGGTGACGCTCAAGGCGGCGGTGACGCTGGACGGGAAGATCGCCGCGCCCTCGGGGGACTCGCGGTGGGTGACGGGCGAAGCGTCTCGCGCGTGGGTGCACCGGCTGCGCGACCAGGTGGACGCCATCCTCGTGGGCGCCAACACCGTGCGCATGGATGACCCGCAGCTCACCACGCGGCTGCCCGGCGGCGGGGGCAAGGACGCGGTGCGCGTGGTGGTGGACTCGCACCTCAGGCTGTCCCCGGGGCACACCGTCTTCACCCAGCGCAGCCCGGCGCGCACCGTCATCGCCACGCTGGAGGACCCGGAGGGCCGGCGCGCCCGGCGCTTCCTGGCCCAGGGGGTGGAGGTGTGGAACGTGCGCGCGAAGCAGGACCGCGTGGACCTGAAGGCCCTGCTCAAGCGCGTGGCGAAGGAGGGGCTCAACCACGTGCTCGTGGAGGGCGGCGCGGGCCTGTACGGCACGCTGCTCCGCGAGCACCTGGCGGATGCGCTCGCCCTGTTCCTCGCCCCCAAGCTGGTGGGGGCGGGGGGGCTGACGTGGGCGGGAGAACTGGGCGTGAAGGACATGGCCCACGCCCTGGCCGTGAAGGACCTGACGATGGAGAAGGTGGGGGACGACGTCCTCCTGCGCGCCCTGCTCTGA
- a CDS encoding riboflavin synthase, which yields MFTGLIQDTGTITRVTSGAMTDYWIRTSLGAEAFALGESIAVDGACLTVVEKGGDTFRVQAAPETLRRTTLGARKAGDRVNLERALALGDRLGGHLVSGHVDAVSEVLETYAEGGSWVMVFRLPPELAPCFIEKGSVTIDGISLTVNAVETDRFQVQLIPETQQRTTLHGKGPGAKVNLEGDLIGKYVARLYALRGAPEAAAQGAGLTEAVVRAAGFSPRG from the coding sequence ATGTTCACCGGCCTCATCCAGGACACTGGCACCATCACCCGCGTCACCTCTGGCGCGATGACCGACTACTGGATTCGCACCTCGCTGGGCGCGGAAGCCTTCGCCCTGGGGGAATCCATCGCCGTGGACGGCGCCTGCCTCACCGTGGTGGAGAAGGGCGGGGACACCTTCCGCGTCCAGGCGGCCCCGGAGACGCTGCGGCGCACCACCCTGGGGGCCCGGAAGGCGGGGGACAGGGTGAACCTGGAGCGCGCGCTCGCCCTGGGGGACCGGCTGGGCGGGCACCTGGTGTCGGGCCACGTGGACGCCGTCAGCGAGGTGCTGGAGACGTACGCGGAGGGCGGCTCGTGGGTGATGGTGTTCCGGCTGCCCCCGGAGCTGGCGCCCTGCTTCATCGAAAAGGGCTCCGTCACCATCGACGGCATCAGCCTCACGGTGAACGCGGTGGAGACGGACCGCTTCCAGGTGCAGCTGATTCCGGAGACGCAACAGCGCACCACGCTGCACGGCAAGGGCCCCGGGGCGAAGGTGAACCTGGAGGGCGACCTCATTGGCAAGTACGTGGCCCGGCTGTACGCCCTTCGGGGGGCCCCGGAGGCCGCCGCCCAGGGCGCGGGGCTGACGGAGGCGGTGGTGCGGGCGGCGGGTTTCAGCCCTCGCGGGTAG
- the ribE gene encoding 6,7-dimethyl-8-ribityllumazine synthase, producing the protein MPRYFEGDFLPPQGRFAICVSRFNSFITEELLKGAVDTLVRHGVKDDAIDVYRCPGTYELPGLTRRVSEGGQYSGIIVLGAVIRGGTPHFDYVAGECAKGIGSVAFSAASGAKPAAVTFGVLTCDTVEQAIDRAGVKAGNKGAEATLACIEMVNLFARMTGAERKG; encoded by the coding sequence ATGCCTCGCTATTTCGAAGGGGACTTCCTCCCCCCCCAGGGCCGGTTCGCCATCTGCGTCTCCCGGTTCAACAGCTTCATCACGGAGGAGCTCTTGAAGGGCGCCGTGGACACCCTGGTGCGCCATGGCGTGAAGGACGACGCCATCGACGTGTACCGCTGCCCCGGCACCTATGAGCTGCCCGGCCTCACCCGGCGCGTGTCCGAGGGGGGCCAGTACTCGGGCATCATCGTCCTGGGGGCGGTCATCCGCGGCGGCACCCCCCACTTCGACTACGTGGCCGGCGAGTGCGCCAAGGGCATTGGTTCGGTGGCGTTCAGCGCGGCGTCCGGGGCGAAGCCGGCGGCGGTGACGTTCGGCGTGCTCACGTGCGATACCGTGGAGCAGGCCATCGACCGGGCGGGCGTGAAGGCGGGCAACAAGGGCGCGGAGGCCACGCTGGCCTGCATCGAGATGGTCAACCTCTTCGCGCGCATGACGGGCGCGGAGCGAAAGGGGTAG
- the nusB gene encoding transcription antitermination factor NusB: MGARRTARERALQALYQMEMTQGATTREALDSAWAASAEDGKPEPDAVKFARELVEGVESHRAEIDALIERHSHNWRLDRMSRIDRNVLRVGIFELKYRPDIPRKVTINEAVELGKNFGNEESSAFVNGLLDRVAVALGKP; encoded by the coding sequence ATGGGCGCGCGCAGAACGGCACGGGAGCGGGCGCTGCAGGCGCTCTACCAGATGGAGATGACCCAGGGTGCCACCACGCGGGAGGCCCTGGATTCGGCGTGGGCCGCCTCCGCGGAGGACGGAAAGCCGGAGCCGGACGCGGTGAAGTTCGCCAGGGAGCTGGTGGAGGGCGTGGAGTCGCACCGCGCGGAGATTGACGCGCTGATTGAGCGCCACAGCCACAACTGGCGCCTGGACCGCATGTCCCGCATCGACCGCAACGTCCTCCGGGTGGGCATCTTCGAGCTGAAGTACCGCCCGGACATCCCCCGCAAGGTGACCATCAACGAGGCGGTGGAGCTGGGGAAGAACTTCGGCAACGAGGAGTCGAGCGCCTTCGTCAACGGCCTCTTGGACCGCGTCGCGGTGGCGCTCGGGAAGCCGTGA
- a CDS encoding M17 family peptidase N-terminal domain-containing protein, with amino-acid sequence MSQTQTLDVGLEGLDALTGVDALCLFVAEDDRPLPSSAGFVDWRLCGALSRVLQGGFFTGVKDDWLLLPSDGKLTVPRIFVVGLGSRKRLDAASLGEALAGAARVLSRAKVESVALEVPQGSSLSDSARAEAYQRQFLPAFKGGRVSLLADKGLVGSLSSRKG; translated from the coding sequence GTGAGCCAGACGCAGACCCTGGACGTGGGCCTGGAGGGCCTGGACGCGCTGACGGGGGTGGACGCCCTCTGCCTCTTCGTGGCCGAGGACGACCGCCCCCTGCCGTCCTCCGCCGGCTTCGTGGACTGGCGGCTGTGCGGCGCCCTGTCCCGCGTGCTCCAGGGCGGGTTCTTCACCGGCGTGAAGGACGACTGGCTCCTGCTGCCGTCGGACGGGAAGCTGACCGTGCCGCGCATCTTCGTGGTGGGGCTGGGCTCCCGGAAGCGCCTGGACGCGGCCTCGCTGGGCGAGGCGCTGGCGGGCGCGGCGAGGGTGCTCTCCCGCGCGAAGGTGGAGTCGGTGGCCTTGGAGGTGCCCCAGGGGTCTTCCTTGAGCGACTCCGCCCGAGCGGAGGCGTACCAGCGGCAGTTCCTGCCTGCGTTCAAGGGGGGACGGGTGTCGCTCCTCGCGGACAAGGGGCTTGTCGGGTCGCTGTCATCCCGGAAGGGCTGA
- a CDS encoding response regulator, giving the protein MKFKVLIVEDSKVSREHIAATVEAVEGVEAVTTASGFEALKLLPRQRFDLIITDINMPDINGLELINFVKKNPNYRDVPLIIVTTEGREQDRSRGMALGAAGYLVKPFQPEELEALLRRFLKPL; this is encoded by the coding sequence ATGAAGTTCAAGGTGTTGATCGTCGAGGACTCCAAGGTGTCGCGCGAGCACATCGCCGCGACCGTGGAGGCCGTGGAAGGCGTCGAAGCCGTTACCACCGCCAGCGGCTTCGAGGCGCTGAAGCTGCTGCCGCGTCAGCGCTTCGACCTCATCATCACCGACATCAACATGCCCGACATCAACGGGCTGGAGCTCATCAACTTCGTCAAGAAGAACCCCAACTACCGGGACGTGCCGCTCATCATCGTCACCACCGAGGGGCGTGAGCAGGACCGCTCGCGGGGCATGGCGCTGGGCGCCGCCGGTTACCTGGTGAAGCCCTTCCAGCCGGAAGAACTGGAGGCGCTCCTGCGGCGCTTCCTGAAGCCGCTGTGA